The following is a genomic window from Synechococcus sp. JA-2-3B'a(2-13).
TCGGCTGACCAAAGGTTTGTCCCGTTTCCGCCAAAACCTTCAGCTTGCCGAGCACCGCCTCCAGCACCGATTCCACGTTGAAGTCGGATCCCATCTCCGTTGACTAGCCCACCAGACGCTCGGGCAAATGGCGCGCAGTACCTTCCCAGGCTAGTGCAGCCACGCCCAAGAGAGAAAGCCCAAGAAACTCCCCTAATCTTCGTCCGGCGAGCCGGAATAGAGATCTTCCAAACGGCTGCGAGCTTCTTCCAAGCTGGCCGAGCGAATCACCAGTAGAGGCTCCTCGGTGAGGTTGCCATCTTCATCCAGCAGCTCTGGGTGAGGGATCCGCTTGCGGGCACGACGAGGAGAGGCCTTGCGCTCTTCCACGCCCAACGTGATGACATTGGCAACCAAGTTGCGCAGGGCCAAAAAGGCAATGGCCACAAAAGCGATGAGGTAGAGAATCTGCAGCATTACAGGTCGGGGGAGGGGTGAATCTGGCGAAATTGACGGCCCAATTCGGCACATTTCATCAGCAGGCGATGCCATTTTGCCATCAGCCCAGGGTCGATGCCAACCTCTTGATCAGAGGCCTGATAAAGCGCTTTGGCTACCTGTAGCTCCGCCTGGGCAGCCAAAACCTCTTCCAGCAAGGACTGCTGCTCTTCTGGGCTGATCAATTCCAGGGTCTCTTCCTGCAAAAAGCGGCGAGAACGCTCAAACCAGTAGCGGTAGTCCTCCAACAGTGGCCCCAGAATCTCTCGCAACAGCTCAGATTTGCTCATGGCCTGGGATCCCTCCACAACTGGTTTGGATGAAAAAATCTTAGCAGAACTTAACCTTCTCTCGCCACGGGAGAGCGGGATTCCAGGTAGGCTTCCATCTCCAGCATCAGGGCTTCGATCTGAGGCAGCAATTCCAGGGCCTGCTCTTGCCAGTAGCCCCGCTGGTGGGCTTCCAGCAGCCGCTCGCTCATGTCCCGCAGCGCCCAGGGGTTGCGGGATCGCAGGAACTGCTGGACTTGGGGATCCAATAGGTAGGCGCGGGCCAGGCCGGCGTACATGAAATCCGGCACAGCATGGGTGGTGACGTCGTAGGCAAAGAGGTAGTCCAGGGTGGCGGCCATCTCGAAAGCGCCTTTGTAGCCGTGGCGCATCACGCCGGCAATCCACTTGGGGTTGATCACGCGGGCGCGATAGACGCGGTCAATTTCTTCGGCCAGGGTGCGGATCTTAGGGTTGTGGGGACGGGCGTGATCCCCGAAGTAAATCCGCGGGTTGCGGCCCTGGAGCGTTCGCACTGCCGCCACCATCCCCCCTTGAAACTGGTAGTAGTCATCGGAGTCCAGCAGGTCGTGCTCGCGGTTGTCTTGGTTGTGGAGCACAATTTGCAGGTGGGCCAATTGCCGCCGCAGGGCTTCGGGGGCCGGCTCTCCCTCGCCATCGGCCCGGTAGGCGTAGCTGCTCCAGTTGAGGTAGGCGCGGGCCAGATCCGCTTCTGTTTCCCAGTTTTGCGCCTCGATCAGCCCCTGTAGGCCGGCCCCGTAGGCCCCTGGCTTGGAACCGAAGATGCGCAGCCGCGCCCGCTCCGCCGCTGCTTGCGTTGGGATCCCTTGCTCCTGCCAGTACTGGGTATCGGCCAGCACGTGGGCCCGCAGGGGATTGTCGGCTTCTGGCTCCTCCAGGTCAGCCACGGCCTGCACGGCCCGGTCAAACAGGGCAATCAGATTGGGAAAGGCATCGCGAAAGAAGCCAGAAATGCGCAGGGTTACATCCACACGGGGGCGGCCCAAAACCGCTACAGGCAGGATCTCGATGTCCACCACCCGTCCTCCATCCCAGCGGGGTTTGACCCCCAAGAGCGCCAGGGCCTCGGCCCAATCGTCGCCGCCAGTTCTTAGAGTTGAAGTGCCCCAAACGGATAGGCCCAGGCGACGGGGATATTCCCCCTGCTCTTGCACGTAGCGCTCCACCAGCCGCTCGGCGGCCAGTGAGCCGACCTGCCAGGCGGTGGGGGTGGGGATGGCGCGAATATCCACCGAGTAAAAGTTGCGCCCCGTGGGCAACACGTCCACTCGGCCTCGGGTGGGGGCGCCGGAAGGGCCGCTGGGCACATAGCCGCCCCCTAGCCCATGCAGCAGGTTCTCCAGCTCCTGGGGGGTTTGCTGCAGGCGCGGCAGCAGATCCGTCTCGATCCAATACAGCACCTGCCTGGCTGCTGGCCCCGGCGGCGGATCGTAAGGGATCCCTTGCAGCCGCTGGGCAATCCACAGGCGGGCTTGTGCCTCCAGGGCGGCCACCCCGTCTCCGATGTGGCGAAAGTTCTCGCCCATAGACCTTGAGGTTTTCCCAGGCCGGCTGCCAGCGGCTAATTCTTCAGATAGACCGCCGCCCCTAGGCCGACCAACATTTCCTCAGGGGTAATTTTGCCATCTTGGTTGGTATCCAGGGCATCGAAAACGCGATCTGCCCCCATCCACTCCTCGCGGGTGATGAAGCCATCCCCATCCAGGTCGTAGAGGCGGAAGACATCCTGGGCGGCGTGGGTAATGGTTTCCTTGGCACCCTCCAGCTTCTGCAGCCGCTCGGTGAGCAGTTTTTCCAGCACCTCCAGCGCTTTGGAGAAGCCCTGGATCCCTTCTTCCAGCTTTTCTGAGGCCATGCGGTTTTCCCGGTGCATCTGGTCGAAGGTAGCTCGATCCATCACCAGGCGCGGGATGTCCATTTTCTTGGCTTTTTCCGGATCCAGTTTGCGCTCCAGGTAACCCTCGGTGTTTTGCAGCTCCGCCAGCAAGGCGGGCGAGATGGTCAGGAGATCACAGCCGGCCAACTCGATGATCTCCCCGATGTTGCGGAAGCTGGCCCCCATCACTTCCGTCGGAAAATCGTATTTGCGGAAGTAGTTGTAAATCTGGGTCACCGACTGCACCCCCGGATCTTCGGCAGGAGGGTAGCTCTCCCGGCCCGTGTGTTTCTTGTACCAATCCAAGATGCGGCCCACAAAGGGCGAGATCAGCTTCACCCCCGCTTCGGCGCAGGCGATGGCCTGGTGCAAGCCAAACAACAGGGTGAGGTTGCAATGGATCCCTTCTTTTTCCAGGATCTCGGCAGCTCGGATCCCTTCCCAAGTCGAGGCAATTTTAATCAGCACCCGCTTGGGATCCGCTCCTGCCGCCTTGTAGAGCTCGATCAAATGGCGGGCTTTGGCAACTGTGGCTTCTGTGTCGTAAGAGAGGCGGGCATCCACCTCCGTCGAGACCCGGCCAGGAATGATGGACAAAATGCGCACGCCAAAGGCCACGGCCAGTTGATCGATGGCGTGGGCCACCACGGTTTTGATGTCGGCTTTGGATCCCAGTTCTTGGCGGGCCTTGAGCAAGGTTTCATCGACAATGCCCTGGTACTGGGGCATTTGGGCAGCCGCTGTGATCAAAGAGGGATTGGTGGTGGCATCCTGCGGCTTAAAGCTCTCGATGGCGTTGATATCCCCCGTATCGGCGACCACGACAGTCATCTGTCGCAATTGCTCCAGCAAGCTCTTGCTCATGTTCGGCTCCTTGAGATTGCGCTACGCGCCGCTTCTGCGACCTAGTTTCAGTGTTACCCATCCCATTCAGGGATCCCGGTAGACATGAGATTGTCTTAATTCTCTTCTCTGGCCGGGTTCACCCCCACGGGTGTGGGGACAACTGGGCATACTCGTTTCAAACAAGATGAAGACCCTTCGCCGCTGACCCTCACCCCTTGTGGGCGAGGGGAGCTGGGGATCAACCAACCAGCTGTTCCACAGCCGTTTGCAATGACCAGGCAAAGCAAGGGGGAAACCCCAGAGGCTGCCTAGCCCGCCTGGCTGCGCAACTGCCGCAAGAGCCGCTCAAACTCCTCCGGCAGGGGAGCGGTAAACTGCAGCGGCTGGCCTGTGCGCGGCTGAACAAAGGAGAGCTTCCAGGCATGGAGAGCTTGGCCGCCCAGCTTAACAGGGCTGGTTTTGCTCTGGGTGTAGAGGGGATCCCCGACAATCGGCAGGCGCAAATGGGCAGCATGAACCCGAATTTGATGGGTGCGCCCCGTCTCCAGCTCAAACTGCATCAGGGTGTAGTTGCCCAGCCGCTCCAACACTTGCCAGTGGGTTACCGCCACTCGCCCTTGGCCAGGGGTCAGGACGGCCATCTTTTGCCGATCCACCGGGTGCCTCCCAATGGGGGCAGAGACGGTGCCCTGACTTTGAGCCGGACGACCGAACACCACCCCCAAATAGAGGCGCCGGGCAGTTTTGGCTTGAATTTGGGCTTGCAGATGCTGGTGGGCTTGATCGTGTTTGGCGATCACCAGCGCGCCGGTGGTGTCTTTGTCGAGGCGATGCACAATGCCCGGACGCTGTTCGCCGTTGATGCCCGACAGGCGGGGACAATGGGCCAGCAGCGCGTGAACCAGTGTGCCGCTGGCGTGGCCGGGGGCGGGGTGCACCACCAAACCGCGGGGCTTGTTGATCACAAGCAAATCGTCATCTTCGTAAAGAATGTCCAAGGGGATCGGCTCCGGCTGCAGGGCAGTCGGGGTGGCTGGCGGGATCCGCACCTCGACTTCATCCCCAGCTTGCAGGGGGCGATCCTTATCCCGGCAGGGCTGCCCATTGAGCCAAACCTGGCCCTGGCGGATAAGCTGCTGCAGGCGCGACCGCGACAGCTCCGGCAGTTGCTCTGCCAATCCTCGATCCAGCCGCAAGCCCTGCTGTTTTTCCGTCACCCTGATCTGGCGAATGTCTGCTGCAGCCTCCTTGTGGCCCTCCATGCCGTTGTTGCCCAAATTGCCTTCTTTGACCATTGTGGCAGCCCGGCTACTTTTGCACTGAGTAAAAAAGGTCGAAGATTTGCAGCAACTTCCGCAGGCAGGTGGTGGGGGGATCTGCCTTGTCTCATCGCCTTCTAAGCCTTCTTGGGGGGATCCCTGGGCAATTTTAAGGGGCAGAAAATCCTGACTAGAGTGAGGCTATGGCCCACCAAGAATGAGTTGGGCCGAGTGTTGGCATAGGAGAGCCGGGAGCGATCCCAAGCCGACAACACAGCACACCCCAGCAATTGGCGTTGGCTCAATGGATCGCTCAATGGATCTAAGAAGGAGGTAAGGCATGTCGGATGGAGCAACCAGGGGATCCCAGCTTCAGCAACCCTCTCAACCCCAGCTTGGCTCAGAGCCGCCTTTGGTCTTGCCCCTGACGGAGGTGGGGCTGCGGGACGTTGCCCAGGTGGGCGGGAAAAACGCCTCCTTGGGAGAAATGCTGCAGCAGCTCACCTCAAAGGGGATCCAGGTGCCGACAGGATTTGCCACCACCGCCCATGCGTATCGCCAGTTCATCGCCTCTGCGGGCCTAGAGGAGAAGTTGCAGGAGATTTTCAAAGACTTAGACATTGAGAATGTCCAAAATTTGCGCGAGCGGGGCAAGGCTGCCCGCACCTTGATCTTGCAAACTCCCTTCCCCCCTCAGCTAGAGCAGGCCATCGCCGAAGCCTACCAAAAGCTGTGCGAGCGCTACGGCCCCGACACCGATGTGGCGGTGCGCTCCAGTGCCACGGCAGAAGACTTGCCGGATGCCAGCTTTGCCGGCCAGCAGGAGACCTACCTGAACGTGCGTGGAGTGCGGGCGGTGCTCAACGCCTGCCACCACTGTTTTGCCAGCCTGTTTACCGACCGGGCCATTTCCTACCGCCAAATCAAGGGCTTTGACCATTTTCAAGTAGCCCTCTCGGTGGGGGTGCAGAAGATGGTGCGCTCGGATCTGGCTTGCTCGGGGGTGATGTTCTCCATCGACCCAGAAACCGGCTTTAAAGATGCGGTGCTGATCACCGCCGCCTACGGCCTGGGGGAAAACGTGGTGCAAGGGATCGTCAACCCCGATGAGTACGTGGTCTTCAAACCCACCCTCAAGCAGGGACTGCGCCCCATCCTCTCCCGCAAGCTGGGCAGCAAGGCCCTGAAGCTGGTCTACGACGAGGGGGGATCCCGTTCCACCAAAAACGTGGCTGTCCCCGAAAGCCTGCGCAAGCAATATGCCCTCAGGGATGAGGAAATCCTCAAATTGGCCCAGTGGGCCTGCTTGATCGAGGAGCACTACTCGGCACAGCGGGGCCGCTTCACCCCCATGGACATCGAGTGGGCCAAAGATGGGATCACCGGCGAGCTGTTTATCGTCCAGGCCCGCCCCGAAACAGTGCAGTCGCAAAAAGGGGCCAACCAGCTGACCACCTATCGCTTCACCCAGCCTGGGGCGCAGCCCGAGCCTCTGGTGCGGGGACGGGCCGTAGGCGAGGCCATTGGCCAGGGCACAGCCCGCGTCATTTTGGATGTGCGCCGCTCGGATCAGTTTCAGGCCGGCGAGGTGCTGGTGACCGAGAAGACGGATCCCGACTGGGAGCCCATCATGAAGAAAGCCAGCGCCATCGTCACCAACCAGGGGGGCAGAACTTGCCATGCGGCCATCATCGCCCGCGAGCTGGGGATCCCGGCCATTGTTGGCTGCGGCAACGCCACGCAGGTGCTCCGTTCCGGCGATCCCATCACCGTCTCCTGCGCTGAAGGGGAAGAAGGGCGGGTCTACCCGGGCCTGTTGCCCTATGAGGTGACGGAGATCCCGCTGGAGGAGCTGCCCCGTCCCCGCACCCAGCTGATGATGAATGTGGGCAACCCAGAAAAAGCCTTCGGCCTCAGCGGGATCCCTTGCGATGGCGTGGGGCTGGCGCGGCTAGAGTTCATCATTGCCAACCACATTCAGGTCCACCCGCTGGCTTTGCTCAACTATGAGCAGGCGGTGAAAGAGGAGCCGCGCCTGGCAGAGCTCACCGCCCAGTATGCCGACAAGCCGGAGTACTTTGTGGACAAGCTGGCCCAGGGGGTGGCCACCATTGCTGCCGCCTTTTACCCCAAGCCGGTGATCGTGCGGCTGTCGGATTTCAAGAGCAACGAGTATGCCCACCTGTTGGGGGGATCCCGCTACGAACCCCACGAGGAAAACCCCATGATTGGCTGGCGGGGGGCCTCCCGCTACACGGATCCCCGCTACCGTGAGGGCTTTGCCTTGGAGTGTCGGGCCATGAAACGGGTGCGGGATGAGATGGGCCTGACCAACGTCATCTTGATGATCCCCTTCTGCCGCACGCCGGAAGAGGGGCACAAGGTGCTGGAGGAGATGGCCCGCCATGGCCTGGTGCGGGGAGAAAACGGCCTGCAGGTGTACGTGATGTGCGAATTGCCCAGCAATGTTATCCTGGCCGACGAGTTCTGCCAGATCTTCGACGGCTTCTCCATCGGCTCCAACGACCTCACCCAGCTCACTCTGGGCCTGGATCGCGACTCAGCCCTGGTGGCCCACCTTTTTGACGAGCGCCACGAGGCCGTCAGGCGGATGATCGCCCAGGTAATCCAGACGGTGAAAAGCCATGGCCGCAAGATCGGCATCTGCGGGCAGGCCCCCAGCGACTACCCCGACTTCGCCCGCTTCCTGGTGCAAGCAGGGATCGATTCCATCAGCCTCAACCCCGATTCCCTGTTGAAAACCCTGCTGGTGGTGGCCGAAGCAGAAGCGGCTGGCGCCCGGTGAGCCCAAAGCCGGCCCAGGGACGTGCGCGGGGATCCCGTCTCCTGGGTTACAATCTCTTCTGCTGTGTTCCCATCCCCATCGATGATCCACGAACTCTCCATGCCGGCCCTCAGCTCCACCATGGAAACGGGCAAGATCGTCACCTGGCTGAAAAACCCCGGCGACCGCGTGGAGAAAGGAGAAAACATCCTGGTGGTGGAGTCCGACAAAGCGGACATGGACGTGGAGTCCTTCCACAGCGGCATCCTGGCCAGTATCCTGGTGCCGGCAGGGGAATCAGCCCCGGTGGGCGCCCCCATTGCCCTGATTGCCGAAAGCGAAGCGGAAGTGGCCCAAGCTCAGGAAAAAGCCAAAGCCCTCGCTGCTGGCGTTACCCCTGCGGCTCCACCTAGCGCAGACCGCGCCTCTGCAGCTCAGCCGACAAGTCCTGCCCCTGCGGCAACCCCCACCTCTACACTGCCAAATGGATCGGATGGCGCCGGATCCCAGCGGATCGTGGCTTCCCCGCGGGCGAAAAAATTGGCGGAAAGCCTGGGGATCGATCTGCGCACCGTGCGCGGCTCCGGCCCCAACGGTCGCATCATAGCCGAAGACGTGGAGCGAGCTGCGGCCCTTTCCGCTCCTGCAGTGGCTGCCCCCTCTGCTCCAGCCCCCGCGCCTCCAACTCCTGTAGCTGTCCCCTTGGGAGAAACGGTTCCCCTCAGCACTTTACAAGCGGCGGTGGTGCGCAACATGAACGCCAGCCTTGGCGTGCCGGTGTTCCACGTGGGCTACACCATCACCACCGATAGCCTGGATCACCTCTACCAACAGGTAAAGCCTAAGGGGGTGACCCTGACGGCCCTCTTGGTCAAAGCCGTGGCCATGACCCTGGAGAAGCATCCCCTTTTGAATGCCAGCTACACAGAAGGCGGGATCCATTACAAATCGGATATCAACATCGCCGTGGCCGTGGCCATGGAGGATGGCGGGCTGATCACCCCTGTCCTAAAGCAAGCCAACCGGCTCGATCTGTACGAGATCTCCCGCCGCTGGAAGGATCTGGTGGAGCGGGCGCGGCGCAAGCAACTGCAGCCGGAAGAGTACAATAGCGGCACCTTCACCCTCTCCAACCTGGGCATGTTCGGGGTGGATCGCTTCGATGCCATTTTGCCCCCCAACCAGGGATCCATTTTGGCCATCGGCGCTTCTCGCCCCACGGTGGTGGCGACGCCGGAAAAAGCCATTGCCATCCGTTCCCAAATGCAGGTGAACCTCACCTGTGATCACCGTGTCATCTACGGCGCCCATGCAGCGGCTTTCCTGCAGGATCTGGCGCAGCTCATAGAGCACAAGGTGGGATCCCTGACGTTGTAGCCGCCCTGAAACCCGGCCTTGAGCCAATCTCAGAGTAGGGTTCTTCTCTCGCGCAACCCACAAGGTCGGGCAGCCGGCGAGGCCCCAGCGCTCAGGAGCTCCTCCTGGGAAAGCGCTGCATCAACTCTTGCACAGCCTCGGCATGGTAGGAGCTGCGGGTTAGGGGCGAAGACACCACCTGCAAAAAGCCCAGTTCCTCTCCCACCCGTCGCCAATGGTCGAACTCTTCGGGGGGAACGTAGCGCTCCACCGGCAGGTGTTTGGGGCTGGGCGCCAGGTATTGGCCGAGCGTGAGGATGTCACACCCTGCCCGGCGCAGATCCCGCATCACCTGCAAGATCTCCTCGGCAGTTTCTCCCAGGCCCAACATCACCCCCGACTTGGTGTACAGGCCAGGATCCCATTGCCGTGCCAACTCCAACAGTTTGAGGGAGCGCTCGTAATTCCCCTGCGGGCGTACACGGCGATAGAGGCGGGGCACCGTTTCGGTATTGTGGTTGAGCACCGTCGGTCGGGCGGCCAAGATCTGCTGCAGCGCCTGCCAGTTACCACATAGGTCTGGGATCAAGACCTCGATGGTGGTCTGGGGCATGCGGCGGCGGATTTCCGCAATGCAGGCCACAAACTGGCTGGCTCCCCCATCGGGCAGGTCGTCCCGATTCACCGACGTAATCACCGCATGGCGCAATCCCAAGCGTTCCACTGCTTCTGCCACCCGCCGGGGTTCAGTGGCATCCAGGGGCAGAGGGCGTTTGGTGAAGTCGATATCGCAGTAGGGGCAGGCGCGGGTACAGGCCGGGCCCATGATCAAAAAGGTGGCGGTGCCGTTGGCAAAACACTCCCCCAGGTTGGGACAGGAAGCCTCTTCGCAAACCGTGTTCAGGCCCAAGTCCCGCAGCAGTTGTTTGACGGATCCCACCCGTTGAGGGGCCTTGGCCCGCAGCCAGGAGGGTTTGCTACCAGAAGAAACAACGGTCAAAGAAGTGCTCCAACACAAAACAGCAGCGACGGTATCACTCAGCTTAGCCTGCCATTTGGCCCCGTTGGAATTTGGACAAAGCCAATTTCCCGGCCCAATTGATCCCTAGCGCCTCGGAAGCAAGACCCAAAACACGGCATACTGGAAAGCAAATGTCGAGCGATAGGGATCCCACATGGTTGTTGCTGCTCCTCCCTCTCTGGAACAACTTGCCATCAATACGATTCGCTTTTTGGCGGTGGATGCTGTTCAGAAGGCCAACTCCGGCCACCCTGGCCTGCCGATGGGAGCAGCACCCATGGCCTATGTGTTGTGGCAGCAGTTCATGAAGTTCAACCCCCGCAACCCCAAGTGGGTGGATCGGGATCGCTTTGTGCTCTCGGCGGGGCATGGCTGCATGCTGCAGTACGCGCTGCTGCACCTAACCGGCTTCGATGTAAGCCTGGAGGACATTAAGCAGTTCCGCCAGTGGGGCTCCAAAACCCCCGGCCACCCGGAAAACTTTGAAACTCCGGGGGTGGAGGTGACCACCGGCCCGCTGGGGCAAGGGGTGGGCAATGCGGTAGGGTTGGCCATTGCCGAGGCCCATCTGGCCGCCCGCTTCAACAAGCCCGGCCACACCATTGTGGATCACTACACTTACGTGATCTTGGGCGATGGCTGCAACATGGAAGGGGTGGCTTCTGAAGCAGCTTCTCTGGCCGGCCACCTGCAACTGGGCAAGCTGATCATGCTTTACGACAGCAACCACATCTCCATCGACGGCAGAACGGAAATCGCCTTTACGGAAGATGTGGGCAAACGCTATGAAGCCTACGGCTGGCACGTGCAAAAGGTAGACGACGGCAACCACGACCTGAAGGGGATCGCCGAGGCCATCCAGAGAGCCAAGGAAGTCACCAACAAGCCGTCCTTGATTATTGTCGAGACCACCATCGGCTACGGATCCCCCAACAAGGCCGGCAGCGAGAGCGTCCATGGGGCACCCCTGGGGCCGGAAGAGGTGAAGCTCACCAAACAAAACCTGGGCTGGCCGCTGGAGCCGGAGTTTTACATTCCCGACGAGGTGCTGGCCCACTTCCGCCAGGCCATCGAAAAAGGGGCCAAGGCCGAGGCCGAGTGGAACGAGCGCTTCGCCGCCTACGAGAAGGCTTACCCCGAAGAGGCCGCCGAGTTCAAGCGCATCATGGCCGGGGAGCTGCCGGTGGGCTGGAAAGAAGCGCTGGCCCCCATTGCCGAAACCGGCAGAGAATCCACCCGCAACCTCTCCAAGTTTTGTCTGAATGCCTTGGCCAAAGCGGTGCCGGAACTGCTGGGGGGATCCGCAGATCTCGCCCACTCCAACATGACTTATCTAAAGGGGATCCCAGAGTTTCAGGCCGGCTCTTACGAGGGGCGTAACTTCCGCTTTGGGGTGCGGGAACACGGCATGGGAGCCATTGCCAACGGCATGGCGCTTCATGGAGGTCTCATCCCTTACGACGCCACCTTTTTGATCTTCACAGACTACATGCGGCCTGCCATCCGCCTATCGGCCCTCTCGCAAGTGCGGGTGCTGCACGTCATGACCCACGACTCCGTCGCCTTGGGAGAAGATGGCCCCACCCACCAGCCGGTGGAAACTTTGGCCTCCCTGCGGGCCATTCCCAATCTCTATGTGCTGCGCCCGGCAGATGCCCGCGAAACGGTGGGATCCTACCAGGTGGCCCTAGAAGCCAAGACCACCCCTTCTGTGCTGGTGTTCACCCGGCAGGCGGTCAACCCGGTGGAGGGCACCTCTGTTGAAGGCGTAGCCAAAGGGGCCTATGTGGTGGTGGATGCCCCCAACCCAGAGCTGATCTTGATCGCCACCGGCTCTGAACTGGAGCTGGCAGTGAAAGCTGCAGCCCAACTGAAGCAGGAAGGCCGGGCCGTGCGGGTGGTCTCTATGCCCTGTATGGAGCTGTTTGAGGCCCAGCCCCAGAGCTACCGCGATTCCGTTCTGCCCCCCAACGTCACCAAGCGCGTCTCCGTCGAGGCAGGCTGCACCTTCGGCTGGCACAAGTACCTGGGGTTTGAGGGGGTGGCCATTGGCATCGATCGCTTTGGCGCCTCTGCCCCCGGCCCGGTGTGCATGGAGAAGTTCGGCTTCACGGTGGAAAACGTGGTCAACACTGCCCGCCGGCTGCTGGGCTGAGGGCACTTTACCCCTTCCTCGGCGCTTTCAAGGGGCTCAGCAGGGATCCCTTCTCTGCTGGGCTTTTTTCCCTGTTGAGCCTGCTGCCCAGCGGCGTGACCCGGACAGGCGTAGCGAACCTCGCATCAACCAATCAGCAGGACTTCCAAAGCATCCGGATCTGCTTCTTTCTGTAGGGCAGCCATGGCGGAGAACGCAGTCGAGGGCGGCTTCCTGCCCCGCAGACAACACCTTTGCCTTGAGGACATCTTCAACCATGGCGGGGATGATCCTTGAAGGCAAGTTGGAAGTCGAGCAGGCTGCCACCATCGCCTTGAAATCGCCTTGAAGAAGAAACTTTGGCTTCCGCCGCCGTGCTGAGGTGCTTGTGCCGGCTGCAGACACAAACAGCTTTGCCTACTGTTTGCCTACTGTAGGAACCCCGCCAGTAAAATCACCGCGGCTCCCACGGCAGCCAAAATCGTCAGCGCCCGGCCCGCGTCGGCACTGCCCTTCCACGAGAAGTTTTTCTCCGACTTTTTCGGTTCTGCTGGCATGGCCATGCCTCCCTTTGCATTGCCAACTCTAACTTAACTTCCCCCCCACGGGATCTTAGCTGGTTGGGGCATACCCTGGAAAAAACAGCAGCCATCTGGCCCGGCCAGCCGTTTTTGGGAACAATACAAGCAGGCAAGGGATCCAACTCCCACCAGT
Proteins encoded in this region:
- a CDS encoding DUF2973 domain-containing protein yields the protein MLQILYLIAFVAIAFLALRNLVANVITLGVEERKASPRRARKRIPHPELLDEDGNLTEEPLLVIRSASLEEARSRLEDLYSGSPDED
- a CDS encoding DUF2605 domain-containing protein encodes the protein MSKSELLREILGPLLEDYRYWFERSRRFLQEETLELISPEEQQSLLEEVLAAQAELQVAKALYQASDQEVGIDPGLMAKWHRLLMKCAELGRQFRQIHPSPDL
- a CDS encoding transaldolase — its product is MSKSLLEQLRQMTVVVADTGDINAIESFKPQDATTNPSLITAAAQMPQYQGIVDETLLKARQELGSKADIKTVVAHAIDQLAVAFGVRILSIIPGRVSTEVDARLSYDTEATVAKARHLIELYKAAGADPKRVLIKIASTWEGIRAAEILEKEGIHCNLTLLFGLHQAIACAEAGVKLISPFVGRILDWYKKHTGRESYPPAEDPGVQSVTQIYNYFRKYDFPTEVMGASFRNIGEIIELAGCDLLTISPALLAELQNTEGYLERKLDPEKAKKMDIPRLVMDRATFDQMHRENRMASEKLEEGIQGFSKALEVLEKLLTERLQKLEGAKETITHAAQDVFRLYDLDGDGFITREEWMGADRVFDALDTNQDGKITPEEMLVGLGAAVYLKN
- a CDS encoding RluA family pseudouridine synthase — translated: MEGHKEAAADIRQIRVTEKQQGLRLDRGLAEQLPELSRSRLQQLIRQGQVWLNGQPCRDKDRPLQAGDEVEVRIPPATPTALQPEPIPLDILYEDDDLLVINKPRGLVVHPAPGHASGTLVHALLAHCPRLSGINGEQRPGIVHRLDKDTTGALVIAKHDQAHQHLQAQIQAKTARRLYLGVVFGRPAQSQGTVSAPIGRHPVDRQKMAVLTPGQGRVAVTHWQVLERLGNYTLMQFELETGRTHQIRVHAAHLRLPIVGDPLYTQSKTSPVKLGGQALHAWKLSFVQPRTGQPLQFTAPLPEEFERLLRQLRSQAG
- the ppsA gene encoding phosphoenolpyruvate synthase produces the protein MSDGATRGSQLQQPSQPQLGSEPPLVLPLTEVGLRDVAQVGGKNASLGEMLQQLTSKGIQVPTGFATTAHAYRQFIASAGLEEKLQEIFKDLDIENVQNLRERGKAARTLILQTPFPPQLEQAIAEAYQKLCERYGPDTDVAVRSSATAEDLPDASFAGQQETYLNVRGVRAVLNACHHCFASLFTDRAISYRQIKGFDHFQVALSVGVQKMVRSDLACSGVMFSIDPETGFKDAVLITAAYGLGENVVQGIVNPDEYVVFKPTLKQGLRPILSRKLGSKALKLVYDEGGSRSTKNVAVPESLRKQYALRDEEILKLAQWACLIEEHYSAQRGRFTPMDIEWAKDGITGELFIVQARPETVQSQKGANQLTTYRFTQPGAQPEPLVRGRAVGEAIGQGTARVILDVRRSDQFQAGEVLVTEKTDPDWEPIMKKASAIVTNQGGRTCHAAIIARELGIPAIVGCGNATQVLRSGDPITVSCAEGEEGRVYPGLLPYEVTEIPLEELPRPRTQLMMNVGNPEKAFGLSGIPCDGVGLARLEFIIANHIQVHPLALLNYEQAVKEEPRLAELTAQYADKPEYFVDKLAQGVATIAAAFYPKPVIVRLSDFKSNEYAHLLGGSRYEPHEENPMIGWRGASRYTDPRYREGFALECRAMKRVRDEMGLTNVILMIPFCRTPEEGHKVLEEMARHGLVRGENGLQVYVMCELPSNVILADEFCQIFDGFSIGSNDLTQLTLGLDRDSALVAHLFDERHEAVRRMIAQVIQTVKSHGRKIGICGQAPSDYPDFARFLVQAGIDSISLNPDSLLKTLLVVAEAEAAGAR
- a CDS encoding dihydrolipoamide acetyltransferase family protein, encoding MIHELSMPALSSTMETGKIVTWLKNPGDRVEKGENILVVESDKADMDVESFHSGILASILVPAGESAPVGAPIALIAESEAEVAQAQEKAKALAAGVTPAAPPSADRASAAQPTSPAPAATPTSTLPNGSDGAGSQRIVASPRAKKLAESLGIDLRTVRGSGPNGRIIAEDVERAAALSAPAVAAPSAPAPAPPTPVAVPLGETVPLSTLQAAVVRNMNASLGVPVFHVGYTITTDSLDHLYQQVKPKGVTLTALLVKAVAMTLEKHPLLNASYTEGGIHYKSDINIAVAVAMEDGGLITPVLKQANRLDLYEISRRWKDLVERARRKQLQPEEYNSGTFTLSNLGMFGVDRFDAILPPNQGSILAIGASRPTVVATPEKAIAIRSQMQVNLTCDHRVIYGAHAAAFLQDLAQLIEHKVGSLTL
- the lipA gene encoding lipoyl synthase, with amino-acid sequence MTVVSSGSKPSWLRAKAPQRVGSVKQLLRDLGLNTVCEEASCPNLGECFANGTATFLIMGPACTRACPYCDIDFTKRPLPLDATEPRRVAEAVERLGLRHAVITSVNRDDLPDGGASQFVACIAEIRRRMPQTTIEVLIPDLCGNWQALQQILAARPTVLNHNTETVPRLYRRVRPQGNYERSLKLLELARQWDPGLYTKSGVMLGLGETAEEILQVMRDLRRAGCDILTLGQYLAPSPKHLPVERYVPPEEFDHWRRVGEELGFLQVVSSPLTRSSYHAEAVQELMQRFPRRSS